A genomic region of Brevibacillus sp. JNUCC-41 contains the following coding sequences:
- a CDS encoding cation diffusion facilitator family transporter → MDKHSISAEKGACISIAAYIFLSALKLSFGYFGDSKGLWADGLNNTTDIIASLAVLIGLKISKRPPDDNHSYGHLRAETVASLVAAFIMITVGLQVLFSAIESFFHQNSTTVPSMLTGYVALFSAIFMYGIYRYNLSLSKKINSSSIYAVAQDNRSDALVSVGAFIGIIGTKMGIPWLDAIAAAVVGVIICKTAWDIFRDASISLTDGFDEQLLQKIGQTIILTEGVKDMSEIKARMHGSEILLETTVHVNPLLTVIQGHDITVKIEENLLKEYNIQHVIVHIEPYAFHKKGNRH, encoded by the coding sequence CCTGCATAAGCATTGCCGCTTACATATTCTTGTCTGCTCTTAAATTGTCATTTGGTTATTTCGGTGATTCTAAAGGGCTTTGGGCTGATGGTTTAAATAATACGACCGACATCATCGCTTCCTTAGCCGTATTGATCGGTTTGAAAATTTCAAAGAGACCTCCTGATGATAATCATTCATATGGTCATTTACGGGCGGAAACCGTAGCCTCGTTGGTAGCTGCCTTCATCATGATCACCGTGGGCCTTCAGGTATTATTCAGTGCCATTGAATCCTTCTTTCACCAAAATTCAACAACCGTTCCCAGCATGCTGACCGGTTATGTCGCTCTATTCTCTGCAATTTTCATGTACGGAATCTACCGTTATAACTTATCATTAAGTAAAAAGATCAACAGCTCTTCCATCTATGCCGTTGCCCAGGATAATCGTTCCGATGCCCTTGTCAGTGTTGGTGCATTCATCGGAATAATCGGTACTAAGATGGGAATCCCTTGGCTGGATGCGATAGCGGCAGCCGTCGTGGGGGTCATCATATGCAAAACGGCCTGGGACATCTTTCGTGATGCCTCCATCTCTTTAACTGATGGTTTCGACGAGCAGCTCCTGCAAAAGATCGGACAAACCATTATATTGACAGAGGGTGTTAAAGACATGAGTGAAATTAAAGCCCGGATGCATGGAAGTGAAATCCTGCTCGAAACTACCGTTCATGTTAATCCTCTTTTGACCGTCATTCAGGGTCATGATATTACGGTTAAAATCGAAGAAAATCTTTTGAAGGAATATAATATCCAGCATGTAATCGTTCACATCGAACCATATGCATTCCATAAAAAAGGTAACCGGCATTAA
- a CDS encoding histidine kinase N-terminal domain-containing protein: MVSNREMTIHFLSSQKSSIISKWKDELLHLPDGYLGYFKGEVENIFNLLLDQLGKSDTEIDDVLKVVGEKIASDRVNKQLDMENFFSTATIGRSIIIEHVLNSESSKEVISGLIKQVNVYFDKLIHFALSHYTELKTMELEERYQFISPNHKDRLTLLGQMTSSFVHEFRNPLTSIMGFIQLLQAEQPQIKYLDIISKELDQLNYRITQFLNISKKETSSSPPDLFSIAQLVNEVIEFLYPSILEVNASITCNIAEDAVISGSKEEFRQVLLNIILNALDVVAGMPSPSIYISGSESPPGILTLNISNNGPKIPDDVLPNIFEPFITTKKRGTGLGLFVCKEIVLKHQGTLSCHSTDFLTTFSIQLKTK; encoded by the coding sequence ATGGTATCTAATCGAGAAATGACCATTCACTTTTTATCTTCTCAAAAAAGCAGTATCATTTCCAAATGGAAAGATGAGTTGCTGCATTTACCGGACGGATATCTGGGGTATTTTAAAGGAGAAGTGGAAAATATTTTCAATCTGCTATTGGATCAGCTTGGAAAATCGGATACTGAAATAGACGATGTACTGAAGGTCGTTGGGGAAAAGATTGCGTCTGATCGAGTCAATAAGCAATTGGATATGGAAAATTTCTTTTCCACTGCTACCATCGGGAGATCCATCATCATAGAGCATGTTTTGAATTCCGAATCATCCAAAGAAGTAATATCGGGACTAATTAAGCAAGTAAACGTTTACTTCGATAAACTTATTCATTTTGCATTATCCCATTATACCGAATTGAAAACGATGGAACTTGAAGAACGCTATCAATTCATAAGCCCAAATCATAAAGACCGGTTGACACTCCTTGGCCAAATGACCTCAAGCTTTGTCCATGAATTCAGAAATCCACTGACTTCCATCATGGGATTCATACAATTGTTACAGGCAGAACAACCTCAGATAAAGTACCTTGATATCATTTCGAAGGAATTGGATCAGCTCAATTACCGGATCACACAATTTCTTAATATTTCCAAAAAGGAAACTTCCTCATCACCACCTGATCTATTTTCCATTGCTCAGCTTGTGAATGAGGTGATCGAATTTTTATATCCTAGCATTTTGGAAGTTAATGCTTCCATTACATGCAATATTGCCGAGGATGCCGTAATTTCCGGTTCTAAAGAAGAATTCCGTCAAGTTTTACTTAATATTATATTAAATGCTCTTGATGTGGTTGCGGGGATGCCTTCCCCATCCATTTACATTTCAGGCTCTGAATCACCACCCGGCATTCTTACTTTAAATATATCGAACAATGGGCCGAAGATACCTGACGACGTCCTGCCGAATATTTTTGAACCATTCATCACCACAAAAAAGAGAGGAACGGGATTGGGATTATTCGTCTGTAAAGAAATCGTTTTAAAGCATCAAGGAACCTTATCCTGTCACTCTACCGATTTCCTTACGACCTTTTCCATA